A window of Planctomycetaceae bacterium contains these coding sequences:
- a CDS encoding FAD:protein FMN transferase, giving the protein MTEKHTRRDLMNAVRSLAASRPILPESQSRTDAVSGLVAPVCGDTIRIASRAMACEFGVILNPGSPEHLTAAGDLLNLVHDIELWLSAYQDNSELSVLNRQASEKPMHVRRSLFELLVMSKEIHSRTNGAFDITAGPLIKLWRAARAQKKIPTTDDVRLAMQSVGSQHLSLHEESCSVQFEVAGMALDPGAIGKGYALDEVAKWLNQTEEAPANYLLHGGHSSLIGRGHHNGLDGWPVGIGNPLFTEKRLATVLLRDEAMSTSGSNIQFYRYEGQRYGHILDPRTGWPVEGMLSVTVVAGSAALADAVSTAFFVLGVEKAVQCCENLNGVGVILMPFPVKGRKIEPVVVGIPADQIFWDPDQVVAPEYL; this is encoded by the coding sequence ATGACTGAAAAACACACCCGCCGAGACCTGATGAACGCAGTGCGTTCGCTGGCTGCAAGTCGCCCGATCCTGCCCGAAAGCCAGTCTCGTACCGACGCTGTCTCCGGTTTAGTCGCGCCGGTTTGTGGCGACACCATTCGAATTGCCAGCCGAGCGATGGCGTGTGAATTTGGTGTGATCCTGAATCCCGGTTCGCCGGAGCATCTGACGGCAGCCGGAGACTTGTTGAATCTTGTGCACGATATCGAACTGTGGCTGAGTGCTTATCAGGACAACAGTGAGCTGTCGGTTTTGAATCGTCAGGCGTCTGAAAAGCCGATGCATGTGAGGCGATCTCTGTTCGAACTGCTTGTCATGTCGAAAGAAATTCATTCTCGAACCAACGGAGCGTTTGATATCACGGCGGGACCTCTCATCAAGCTCTGGCGAGCAGCTCGGGCACAGAAAAAGATTCCCACGACCGATGATGTGAGGTTGGCGATGCAAAGCGTTGGCAGCCAGCATCTGTCACTGCATGAAGAGAGCTGCAGCGTTCAGTTTGAGGTTGCCGGGATGGCACTCGATCCCGGTGCTATCGGCAAAGGCTATGCCCTGGATGAAGTCGCGAAGTGGCTGAATCAAACCGAGGAGGCCCCCGCAAACTACCTCCTCCACGGTGGACACAGCAGTTTGATTGGACGCGGTCATCACAACGGTCTGGACGGATGGCCAGTCGGAATTGGAAACCCACTTTTCACCGAAAAACGACTCGCAACTGTGCTTCTGCGAGATGAGGCAATGTCCACCAGTGGCTCCAATATTCAGTTCTACCGCTACGAGGGGCAGCGGTACGGACACATTCTTGATCCCAGGACAGGTTGGCCTGTCGAGGGAATGCTGTCGGTGACCGTAGTTGCCGGTTCTGCCGCATTGGCAGATGCCGTCTCCACTGCGTTTTTCGTGCTGGGGGTCGAAAAAGCGGTGCAATGTTGTGAGAATCTCAACGGCGTTGGTGTTATTCTGATGCCCTTTCCGGTTAAAGGTCGAAAGATCGAACCGGTTGTCGTCGGAATCCCCGCCGATCAGATTTTCTGGGATCCTGACCAGGTCGTGGCTCCTGAATATCTCTGA
- the trmB gene encoding tRNA (guanosine(46)-N7)-methyltransferase TrmB, whose product MQTAPIKPLKPWFQTIEDVGPALDWPAFYGNNNPVELDIGCGRGLFLFNAAVNNPQVNYLGLEIDYREGRRTATRLMKRDLTNARVIGGDAKRVLTELIAPSSVSAAHVYFPDPWWKKRHHKRRIFTEEFLDMLATIIQPGGHLHSWTDVAEYWDVISDLVQDHAEFIALPAPEERAPEHDLDYQTSFERKKRKLGSVIHRGLWQRR is encoded by the coding sequence ATGCAGACCGCACCGATCAAGCCACTCAAACCCTGGTTTCAGACAATAGAGGATGTGGGACCAGCTTTGGATTGGCCCGCATTTTACGGCAACAATAATCCCGTCGAACTCGATATCGGCTGCGGGCGAGGATTGTTTCTGTTCAACGCTGCCGTCAACAATCCACAAGTCAATTACCTTGGGCTGGAGATCGACTATCGCGAAGGTCGTCGAACAGCCACGCGTTTGATGAAACGCGATCTCACAAATGCCCGGGTGATTGGTGGCGATGCAAAACGAGTGTTGACGGAACTCATCGCACCTTCCTCCGTGTCGGCGGCACACGTCTATTTCCCCGATCCCTGGTGGAAGAAACGTCATCACAAGCGTCGGATCTTCACCGAAGAATTCCTGGACATGCTGGCTACGATCATTCAGCCCGGTGGGCACCTGCATTCCTGGACAGACGTAGCAGAATATTGGGATGTGATCAGCGATCTGGTCCAGGATCATGCAGAATTCATCGCGCTGCCTGCCCCCGAAGAACGCGCCCCCGAACACGACCTCGATTACCAAACCAGTTTCGAACGCAAAAAGAGAAAGCTGGGGTCGGTCATTCATCGCGGGCTCTGGCAA
- a CDS encoding 3-hydroxyacyl-ACP dehydratase FabZ family protein — protein MASEPICDLSQLDFSQPIFGLEEIRNTNPQRFEMEQLTAVVHVDQSQHLIVGYKDVTENEFWARGHMPGFPLMPGVVQCESAAQLGGFYARRYDLIGGDYLGFGGMDNVRFRKPIFPNCRLILIAKVTRVMARKLAQFNFQGFVEGELMFEGQMLGVTVNKQS, from the coding sequence ATGGCATCCGAACCCATCTGCGACTTGTCTCAACTGGATTTCAGCCAACCGATCTTCGGGTTGGAAGAAATCCGGAACACAAATCCTCAACGCTTCGAAATGGAGCAGTTGACGGCCGTTGTGCATGTCGATCAATCGCAGCATTTGATTGTCGGCTACAAAGACGTCACGGAAAACGAATTCTGGGCACGGGGGCATATGCCCGGATTCCCGCTGATGCCGGGCGTTGTTCAGTGCGAAAGTGCTGCTCAGCTGGGGGGATTTTATGCCCGCCGTTATGACCTGATCGGCGGTGATTATCTGGGATTTGGAGGGATGGATAATGTACGTTTCCGTAAGCCCATCTTCCCGAACTGTCGACTGATCCTGATTGCCAAAGTCACACGAGTCATGGCCCGAAAACTGGCTCAGTTCAACTTTCAGGGATTCGTGGAAGGTGAGCTCATGTTCGAAGGGCAGATGCTGGGTGTGACCGTCAACAAGCAAAGCTGA